CTGCGTTATAAGCGTTCATAATTCCATTCTGGTCAGAAAACAATGTGCGAGCTTCCCAAAGCGGGTTTGGTGTGCCTCCCACAAATAGCCCTACCGTTCCTTTATATTGCTCTGTATCGTATCCGGCATGTTCCAAAGCCTCCCAGGTACATTCATGCAATAGGCGCATTTGTGGGTCCATTATTTCTGCTTCTTCATCTGAATATCCGAAAAAAGCTGCATCAAAGTAATCGGGATTTTTAAGACTGGCCCTTACCTTAACATAGCGCTCATCCTCCATGTATTTCTGCTCCACATTCAATTTTGCAAGTTCATCTGCTGTCAATATTTCTACTGACTCTATTCCATCCGTTAAATTTTTTAGAAATTCACTCATATTTTTTGCACCCGGTAGACGGGCCGCCATACCTATAACCGCTATTTCCAACCCTGGTCTGTAGTCACAAAATTTATCCATTTTATTCTCCACCACTTATTCCTTAAATTTGCAATCCTATATCAACTTGTTATTCACATAAAATATCAGATGTTTATAAGATATAATTATCAGAAATCTACTTTTTTCTTAGGTTGTATCTGCGTTGGATACTATTTTTTCCCCTATTCAATTCATTAGTCCGATCTATATTTCTACTAGAAGTAGTATCCTCTTCATTATTTCCTGCTAGGTTTTGGGCAAGAGAGTGTATTGTTGGGAATGAAAACAGCTTTAGTATAGGTATATTCATATTTAACGCTTTTCTAAGATTCCCTGTAATCTGAATCATATCTAAAGAGGACGCTCCGATGTCAAAAAAATTATCATGAATACTAATTTCCTTATATCCAAAAAAGTCTTGAAATACCTCAGCAATGTTTTCTTCCATTTTATTTTCTGGAGAAACATATGAGGTTTTCAAGCCTTCCCTGTCTATTTTTGTTTGATAAGTTTTCTCTGCCCCTACGTCCTTACCTGCTGCACTAAGTTTTATCCAAGTGTTTATCCGGTCATCCATGTTTCCAGATGATACAAGAATTCTTTCAAATCCATGGTTATTTGTAACATATTTAAATACTTCTACACCTTCTTCTGGCTCCATAAACAATTCCCTCAATGAGAAGTTGAAGCTCATCTGTGTTCTTTCTACACTAAATTTCCACCCCTCCCAGTTAACACTTATCCAATCCTTCCCGCTGGATCTATTAAATTCACTGATAAACGAATCCATGAATATGTTAGCCGCAGAATATGCGGCAAAACCCAAACCTCCAAGCGCCGATGATGTTGATGATGTTACTGTAAAGAAATCCAATTCCTTGTCACGGAACAAGCGATAAAGTACCATTGTCCCAAATATTTTAGACACAAACTGCTTTTCACAATCCTCTCTGTTGATTTCGTTCAGCGTTTTGTAAAGGGAATCTCTCATTGCCCCCGCGGCATGAATAACCCCGTTGATTTTACCTGTCTGGCGTTCAGCATCTTCTACTACGGAATATATAACACTGTAATCTGATATATCCCCTGAATATGTATATATTTCTGCACCTTGTTTTTCCAGTTCTATTACTCGTTTAACCTTTGATGCAAGTGGGTCATGTTCTCCCTTATCTATCAGCCATTTTTCACGTTCACCTCTTTTAGGGAAAGCCGATCTGCCTATTAGTATCACCTTGGCATAATAGTTATTCGCAAGATAATCTGCTATTGAAAAACCTATATTTCCCATTCCTCCAGTAATAAAATAAACACCCTTTTCCTTAAACTTGGTATTATTTTTTGGTAATACTGTCGGTGTATATTTCTGGATATATCGTATATTGTTTCTATAAGCAACTACTGTATCTATATCTGCTCCTTGCATCTCGCAAATCAGCTTTTGGATAAGTTTATTTTGTATATACTGTTCTTCTGGTATTGATATATCAATGTTTCTACACCTGACAAAGCTCAACTCCTGTGGAATAACCTTACAAGGTCCGAGCACCGCCGCCTTTGCAGGATTACTTCTATCAGAACCGTCCACATTATGCATATTACTTGTAACAACAATTATTCTTGTCTTATACGCCGAACTTTGATTAGCTAATGCTTTTGCAAGGTAAGTTATACTAAAGAAGCCCGAATCCAATTCTGTATAAATATTCTCTTGAGTCAGTTCTTCATAACCAATGCTATCAGAAACACTCCACAATGAAACAATACTCCCAGGCATTATACCTTTTACAGCAAGTTCATCCAATAGAAGCGCATAGCTATTTTCCTCTTTAAAATTAATGTGATATTCATTCTCTCCCGACTTTCCAAAACCGATTCCTTTTCTAACCTTTATCACTGTACCAACTCTTGCCTCAAGTTCATTTACCAGACTTGTATGAAATTGTGTATCATCCATAAATACCATCCACCCAAAGTTTTCCTGAGAGTCACTATCAGAAATAACACTCATGAGGGATTGTTCCCATAAAGGTACATAGAACCAGTCGGAAATGTCCTGCTTCTTTACAAGTGCTTCACTCCCCTTAATAGGTGTCATTTTGAATGGATTTCCGTTAATCCAGTATCTCTGCCGTTCGAATGGATATGTTGGTAGCGAAACCCGTTTTCTCTTTTCTTTACTATAAAGTTTCTCCCAATCTATTGCCACACCCGACATCCATAATTGGCCAAGCTTTTCGAATAATTGATTCGATATACATAATCGTTCGGAAGGATCTATGACAAATTGGATAACTTTCCCATTATCTGTAGTTTCTATATCATTATCATTCTTTCCAAATTCAATATATATACATGACTTGGTATCAGAGAGTTCCTCTGACTCAAGCCCACAGCATGTGCTTCCAGGGTTCTGCTCAATATATTTAAGCTTTGATACAATTGAACTTGATATCTCTTCAAAACGTGCTGTATTGGACAAAGCTATTTTAATTGCCTCTTCCATTCCATCCCCTTTAATATTGTCTGGTCTTATTCCCCATGAAATCAATGTTTTAGCAAAGGCATATTGTATGCAGAAAAGAATAAAAGGATTTTCTTTCACCGCAGAAATATCTTCATACCGCAATGTCACCTGGTTGTCAATAGCACTAATAAACCAAGGTTCAATATACGGTGATAAGGCTGTAAGGCACTCGTCTATTTCTTTCTTAAAAATAGATTCCGTCTTATACAGCTCCATCCACTTGATTATGTTTTTTATACCTGAGGAAAGAAAGACAAAAACAATATTAATATCCATATTTCCCGTACAATTTGTAATTGCTAGACCAGTATTTAAATATTCTATCGCTTTTACCCTATCCTCAATAGCAAAGGCCATCCTATAAGCAAAATGGGTTCTCCCTGTCTGAAGTGTGTATGCCAAGTCGGCCATATTAATTTGGGGGTGATTATCTAAATGCTCCGATAACTGCTTTATTTGTTTATTAAGTTCAAACTCAGTCCTTGCTGAGAGTAGAATAAGTTTATAAATCCTTACACTTTCTTGGTCCTCCAAAACTGGTGGTTCCTCAATGATAACATGTGCATTCGTTCCTCCTAATCCAAGCGAACTTATTCCTGCTCTCAAGGGAATATCACTGTTTTTCCATTCAGTGGGCTCTGTAACCAGGTAAAATGGACTATCAATCAAATTTAATTTAGGATTAGCTACTGTTACATTTAGTGTAGGCGGAATTAACCTGTGTTTTATAGCTAATACTGTCTTAATAAGCCCCGCTACGCCAGAAGTACAGTCTAGATGTCCTATATTGCTTTTTACTGAACCTATACCACAGAAATTCCTCAAATTAGTATTAAATACCTGTTTCAATGCTTCTATTTCAACTGTATCCCCCAAAGGAGTGGCAGTTCCATGTGCTTCAATATATTGTATAGATTCTGAAGGTATACAAGCTTTCTTCAAAGCACTTTGTATTACATTCTTCTGTCCATCTACACTTGGAGCAGTGTACCCAAGCTTATTGCTGCCGTCATTATTTATTTCTGTTGCTTTGATAACTGCATAAATATTATCTCTGTCTTCTATTGCCTTTGAAAGTTTCTTAAGGACTACTGCCCCAGCACCAGTACCTTGAACAAATCCATCTGCATTAATATCAAAAGTGCGACAATGTCCATCCGATGATTTAACCATACCATCTTGAAACAGATATCCTGTTTTGTCAGGTAATGGACTTATTGTGGATGACCCTGCAATAGCTATATCACAATCATTTTTCAACAATGACTCACAAGCAACATGAACAGCAACTAATGAAGACGAACATGCCGTATAAAGTGAAACAGACGGTCCTGTAAGGTTTAGCTTATATGATATTCTTGTACTCATATAGTCTTTATTAAATAACTGTTCAGATGCAAGTTCCCCCAAAATCTGGGTTTTCCCTGAAAGAGCAACTAGTGCTTCCCAATATAAATTGGGCGAAGCACTTGAGAATAGACCTATCGGTATATGAGATTGTTTGGATGAATATCCACTATCCTCCAAAGCCTCCCAAACTATTTCATGAAATACTCTTATTTGAGGATCCATTATTTCAGCCTCTCGCGGAGAATATTTAAAAAACTCTGCGTCAAAGTACTCTGGATTTGGCATAACTCCCTGCGCTTTCACATAACTTGGGTTATTTACTAAGTCTGGACTTACACCTATATCTAAGAGTTCCTCATCATTAAAATAAGTGATACATTCGATTCCATTCTTTAACTTATTCCAAAATTCCTCAACATTGTTAGCATCCGGAAATCTGCAAGCCATACCAATAATAGCTATTTCAGAATCATTTTCTATAACTGATTTTGAACTTTCACTATATTGAGTTGCGATTTCATCTTTTGATAGTAATGATATATTATGCTCACTATGACCCAAGTAACTTACAAGCGACTGGACTGTGGGGTATTGGAACAGGGTTGTGATTGATACATCTTCCCTAGCAACTTCTTTAAGTTTATTGACTACTCTAATTAGCTTTAGTGAATTTCCACCAATATCGAAGAAATTATCAAATATGCTGATTTTATCTACCTGTAATACTTCTTTCCAAATTTCTGCGACTTTCCTTTCCATGTCAGTTTTTGGAGGTTCATAATGATTTCGAGTTATCTTAGGCATTGGTAGTGCATTTCGATCAATCTTACCATTGGGATTTAAAGGTATTTCTTTTAACTGGGTAAAATATGAGGGAATCATATAATGTGGCAGCTTTTTTGCTATACCTTCCTTCAAATCCCCTATTAGCATATCCTCCTGTCCTGTAAAGTAAGCAAATAACTCCTGGGATTCATTCACTTCTCTTGAAATCACCACGGCTTCTTCAACCCCAACTATTCCCATCATCACCGTTTCTATCTCACCTAATTCAATACGGTATCCTCTAACCTTTACCTGATTATCCATACGACCAAGGAACTCAATATTTCCATCTGTTTTCCACCTTGCCAGATCACCAGTTCGATACAGCCGTTCTCCCTTTTTAAAAGGATTCATAACAAAACGTTCTTTTGTTAACGCAGGTCGGTTTAAATATCCACGAGCCAAACTCTCTCCTGCTATGCACAACTCTCCAACAACTCCAAGAGGCTGAAGATTACGACATTCCTTAGACATTATATAGACTTGGTTATTAGCTATAGGCTTTCCGATATCTAGTGCTTCTTCTCCTGAAATGTCCTTCATCGTTGACCAGATTGTGGTCTCTGTCGGACCATACATATTGTAGATTTTTCCTTTAAAAATCTTCTTAAGCTTTTTCATTAAAGATACTGGAAATGCCTCTCCTCCTACTAATAGGACCTTTAATCCTCCAAGGGCAGTACAGAATTTCTTATCTTCCATTAGAATTTGCAATCTAGAGGGGGTTGTCTGAAATATACTAATCTGTTCTTTTGATAACACTACACTTGCTTTCTCTCCATTTACTTGTTCTTCCCTATTTCCCAAAATCACCTTACTTCCACAAACTAACGGCAGTAGTGTCTCTAATGCAAATATGTCAAAGGATACCGTCGTCAAAGACAAGATTTTATCATTATTATCAAATGAAATCTGTTCTGTTATTCCAGTTATAAAGTTTACAACAGAATGATTCTCTATCATAACTCCTTTGGGACGACCTGTTGAACCAGAGGTGTAGATCACATATGCCAAGTCTTCTGATTCAGCAAGTACGGGAGGGTTTTCTAAGTTCAAATCTAATCTAACTGATTTTCTTAAATCCACAGACATTTCTTTGTAGATATTATAATACTTTTCAACATTTGTTAAAATAAGATCCGCTTTACTGTCTTCTACTATATAATCTATTCTTTCTACCGGATATTCTGAATCTACCGGAATGTATGCTCCTCCTGCCTTCAAAATTCCTATTAACCCAGCAATCATTTCAAAAGAACGTTCCACAATCAAGCAGACAATTGAGCCTTTATTAACACCCCTTTTTTGAAGCTCCGTTGCTACACAATTTGCTGCCCCATTGAGTTCAGCATAACTGTGTTCCTTTCCATTCCAAACTACTGCTGTTTTTTCTGAATATTTAGACACGCAAGTTTCAAATAATTTTTGTATACTACCAGTTCTGTCATATTCCCGTCTGGTATTGTTAAAACTATTATCAAGTAGAATCTTTTCTTCCTCTGAAATCAATTCTATCTCTCCAATTGTCATATCCACCCCCTCATTCAAAAAGGTGTTTATGAGTCTAAGGAAATAGTTCTTGTACCTTTCAACTGTTTTAGAAGAAAATAATGCTACACAGTATTCAAGTGTAAAACAATATCGATCTTCTACTTCAGACCCATGAAACGATAAATCAAATTTGGCTATTTGATTTTCATATTCAAAAGGCTTTGACTTTATTCCTGGGATTTTCACTTCCTTAACATCCATATTATGTAAGCTAAACCACACATCAAACAAAGGATTCCTACTCATATCTCTTTTTATATCTACTTTGTCAACAAGATCTTCAAAAGGGTAATCCTGATTCTTAAAACACTCTACTGTACGAGTCTTCAATTCCTTTAAAAAGTTTTCTACACGCTTCTCCGCAGCTGGAGTATTTCTTAGTGCTAATGTATTTACGAATAACCCTACAATTGGTTCCATATCACTGTGGGTTCGTCCGGCTACTGGGGTTCCTATAATAATATCTTCCTGTCCAGATAATTTTGAAATCAAGATGTTTATTATCCCTAATAGCATCATGTATGGTGTTAATCCCAAGGCCATCCCCAGCCTCTTTAGACCTTCACTTTGCTCAGGACTTAAATCGAATTTGATACTTGCTCCCTGAAAGCTCTGTCTCACCGGACGTGGACTGTCCTGAGGTAAGTTCAATACTGGTAGTTCCCCTGAAAACTCCTTTAACCAAAACTCTTGTGCTAATTTAAAATTCTCTTTCTTCTTTTCACTATCTTGCCATTCAGAAAAGTCTTTATACTGAATTTTCATCTTGTCCAATTCCTGTGCACTATACAGAGCCACGAACTCTTCTAGTAGAATTAGATGAGACATTCCATCTGCAATTATGTGATGCATATCTATCATTAGAAGATATCTTTCTGGAGATGTTTTTGCTATTCCCGCTCTTATCAAATGAGGAGATGTTAAATCAAAAGGCCGTACAAATGCATGTACCAACTCTTCTTCTTTATCCCTATTTCCTTCTACATATTCTAGTTTAAAAGTGATTTCTTCATTGATTTTTTGCTGGGGCTCACCATCTATTATCATAAAGGAAGTTCTCAAAATTTCATGGCGTTTTATCAATTCTATAAGGACATCTTCTACCCTTTTTTTATCCAAATATCCTTCCAAAACCGTTATTTGAGCCATGTTATAGGATATTGATTCCTTGTCTAACAAATGGAGCATAAACAATCTTTTTTGAGCATGAGAAAGAATATAATAATCTTTCTTTTCTGCTTTAGGAATCTTTACAAATGAGCTCTTGACTTGTTGTTCTAGAAACATTCCTAACTCTCTAATAGTGGGTTTATTAAAGATATCTGACAGTGTTACCTCCTGATTCATCTCCTTATGTATTCGTAATATTAACCTTGTGGCTAGCAGTGAATGACCTCCAATATGAAAAAAGTCACTGTTTGCACCGATTTTGTCCAAATCAATCTCCAAAACTTCCGACCAAATTTCTATTAATTTCTTTTCCAGATCAGTGTTTGGCGGTTCATAATTTTTGTGAGTTAGCTCGGGCATCGGTAATGCTTTTCGATTAATCTTGCCATTTGAATTAAGAGGAAATTCTTTCAACCGGACAAAATACGACGGAATCATATAATGGGGCAAAGACTCAGATAAATAATTAATTATCTCGTTATCAGTAACTTTAGACGTTGCGGTATAATAAGCGCATAAATAAGCGCTTCCCTCTGGGCTTATTTGGGGAGTTACAATTGCCGCAGAAATTTTTTCATAGTTAAAAAGTTTATATTCTATCTCTTCAATTTCAATTCTAAATCCTCGTATCTTTATCTGGAAATCATTCCTTCCAAGATATTCAATATTTCCATCCGGCATCCAACGTGCCAAATCACCTGTTCTATATATTTTTTCGTAAGAAGCGTCATAACTTATGTTAGCTTTATTCTCTAATTCTTTTATAAAAAGGTTTGAAACAAATTTCTCCTTTGTAAGTTGTTCTCTATTTACATATCCCCTAGAAATCCCTACACCGCTTAAGCAAAGTTCACCTGGAACGCCAATAGGTTGAAGCCTGTTATGCCTATCTACAATATAAGTGTGTAAATTTGACATCGGTTTACCTATTGGTACAATAGCTCCGCCATTAAAATCCTTTAAGGAGTAATGCGTTGCATAGATGGTCGCTTCTGTTGGACCGTATAAATTCTCTAAAGAAATATTACTATGCAACTTTTTAAATTGGTTTACCAAATCGGCTGGCAATGCTTCTCCCGCAGATATTATATATTTCAGGCTGCTTATTCTCTTTACAGCTTTCTTATTTTGCTCAATATATTCGAGAAAGTATTTAAACATTGATGGCACAATATTTATGTGCGTTACATTATATGCTTCAATTGCATCAATTATCTTAATGGGATCTTTTTCGTGACCACTCTCCAGAACAGCCAGTCTTCCTCTTCCCATAAACCAACCCATTATTTCTGTAACCGAAACATCAAAGGTATAAGTGGTTTTTAATAAATATGTATCATTTTCTAGAACAGGATATCTATTTTCCAAATCCAACAATATATTAACTACACTTTTATGTTCTATCATTACTCCTTTCGGATGACCAGTAGAACCAGAGGTATAGATAATATATGCAAGATTATTCGCTGCAGAAGTTCTCCCAAGATTCTGCCCACTTTCCCCTGTTACCTCCCCATCTATATATAATACATCCCCATCCCAATAATCTATTTTAGTAATATCCGAGGATATTAATAGCATGGTTGCATCAGAATCTTGAAGTATGTATGCATTCCTATCTGCAGGGCTACCTGGGTCAATCGGAACATAAGCCCCGCCAGCTTTTAGTACCGCCAATATTCCTATTATCATTTCCATTGACGGAAAAGTTATAATCCCAATAGAAGTATCAGGAGTAATACTGTTTTTACGCAATATTAGCCTTGCTAATTGATTGGCTCTTTCATTCAACTCATGGTAAGTAAAAGCTCTTGTTCCATCTATGACGGCAATTTTATCTGGATGTTCGACTACCCTTTTCTCAAAATACTCATGAACACAAATACCACTTTCAAAGTTACATTCGGTATTATTAAATTCCAGAAGAATTTCATCTTTTTCTCTTTGGCTCAACATATTTAACGAGCTCAAAGTGTTTCCAGACTTTGCAATGAGTTCCTCAAATATAATCTTATAATGCTTTGCCATCTTCTCAACAAAAGATTCTTTAAACAAAAAGCTGTTATATTGTATTTCCAAACTAATAATATTATCAAAAGTCTTAGCAATTACTGTAATGTCATAATGTGACCTTCCAAAGTTTGTGAAACTCTCAACATTTAGTATGCCATCCTGATTAAATATGCTAGAACTTAATGGGTAATTTTCGATTACAAATATAGACTGAAAAAGCTCATCACCACTTTTGATTCCCTTAAAAGTCATGATATCCGTTAACGGTGTAACTTCATACTCCTTGCGTTCTTGAAGAGAGCTATTTATTTTACTTAGAAAGTCTAATATGTTTTCGCTTCCGTCTGCCTTCATCCTCAAAGGAACTGTATTAATACACAACCCTACAACATTTTCAATCCCACTAATATCTGATGGTCTTACCGATACTGTTGTTCCAAATGTAACATCATTTTCATTGCCATATTGTAAAAGAAGAACTCCCCACGCACTATACAAAAATGAAGCAATTGTAATATCATTGAACCTTGCAAAGTTGTTCACAGTATTAACAAGCTCTGCCGTAAAATCAAACATGTAACTAGAAATTTTTTTATTATCCATACCTTCTTTTGATATACTGCGCTCCCAAATCTTTTTTGGCTCAAAATCTTTAAGATATTCCTTCCAATAATCTCTCTGCTCATTCTTATTAATGTTGCCTATCCACTTAATATATTCATGAAACTTTGTCTTTAAAACTGGTACAACACTCTTTTGATTTACCAACGCATTGTAGGTCTCAAAGAATTCTTTCATTATTATACCATTGCTCCATCCGTCATAAAGGATATGGTGGTTCGTAATTATTACCCTATGTGAACTATCATTCAATTTACATAGCGTAATCCTAAATGGTACTTCAATCAAATCAAATAATTCTTTTCTATCCATTTCAACTATATCTATTACAGCATTCTCTAGATTCTGATATTCTGAAATATCTTTAAATAATACTTTTACCTTATGACTTTTCAAAACGACCTGAATTGGTTTGCTAAGATTCTCCCACCTAAAAACAGTCCTCAGCACTTCATTTGTTTGAACCACTATATTCCAAGCCTTCTCAAAAAGTTCAACATTCATCTTTCCTGTAACTTCTATTTGCAACTGCTCCATGTAACAGTCCAATTCTTTATTTAGGAGATAATAAAATAACATTCCTTCTTGCATTGGCGATAAAGAAAGGATATTCTCAATGTTATTCTTATTAAGTTTTTCATTGCTTTTTCCCATTTAGATAATCCTCCTTTTTTATGTTTTTCATAAACATAATGAACCACTTTGGAACTAACAAGTTATTTTCGTAAGTAGACTGTTCCATTTACCGTTTCCCCTCAAGCTAAATAATCTTTCATCCGTTTCTAGCATTTTTACATTTTTCCAGCCCTCTTCAACCGCTTTTTCAAGATTTGTAAATGCAAGTTCAGATTTCCCAGCAAGCGCCCAAGAACACGCAGCATTATAATAACACCATTTTATATTATCTATTTCAGAAAAAATTTTAGAATTTATAACGCTGATAGCATTGATTTCTTTCATGTCGAATGCTTTCTGATAAAATTGTCCACTTTTTTTGTAATCCTTTGTCTCAGATAAATAATATTGACCATTTACGAGATAATTATCAAAACTATTAAACCAAGCATGATATGTACTATAGGTGAGTATTTTCTTGAAATTCAGTTTTTCAACAATTTTATACGATCCCATATTATTATTGCGGCAATGCCACGCTACCACCTTTATGCCTCTCGACTTACAGTAATTAACCGCTTGTGAGACAGTAATCGTTCCATATCCTTTTCTCCTAAATCTATCATCTGTTTCTATACCAATTTCACATTCATCATTAAATACATTTTCAGATAAAGACCAACTCACAATCGTATTACCTATAATTAAACAAATTCCAAATCCATTCTCAAGAAAAAATTCCTTAGAAATCCAATTTTCATATATCCAATTTATTATCTTATCAACATTTTCTAGTTCTGAACGCATTAAAAGATTGGAATCAACTCTAGCCTATAGTACCGCCGCTTGGTTTCCATCAAAGGGTTATAACAAGATACATTTCTTACAGATTTATTCCAGTCACAAGATAATAATTCAATTTCAAAATCTAGAAGATTGTTCTTATTCATAGCCTATTGAAAAATTTCGTGATATATCACTTTTTGAAGTTCATTGTTAAAGTAATTATTATTTGCATCACCCAGCAAGAACATATCATGATAATAGCTCATAAAAAAGCTGTTTTAGGTTTTTCAATGGAATCAACGTATATTTTCCCAGGAAATTTTCGATTAATTATAGACTTTAAAATTAGTCTATGTTCATAACCAGCTAATAAGCATTCTACACTACTAAATTTTTCCTGATTTAATTCATAAAACAGAATAATCTCCCCTTTTTAAGCTTAACGCTAGTTTATTTTTCATCTTATTTTTAATCTGCTTAGACCTAATATACATTCTAATGTTTAATTCGTATTCACATAGACAATTTTTAATTCTTCTTTTATCTTATTTATTTCTATAGAACTATGAATCCCCAGAGATATTCGAATAATTTGTCTTTCATTATCTATGAAAAATAAGTCACAAGACATTTCATTAAATCCATAACTTGATCGCAAATACTGGAATTCCCTGTGTATGTAGCCTTTCTTGGATTAAATATGCCTAAACTCGAGTATACTATTATCTTCACCAACTAAATGTTTCTTCATGTTATCATTCGTAATCAAATCACTTTTTTTTGCAAAATTGTACACATATTCTATCTTATCGTAAGACATTCAACATCTCTGCCCATCTACTATCAACTTTCAAACTTTGTAACCTTTCATCTTTTTCAAGCATATTTGCATCGTTCCATCCCGCCTCAACAGCTTTTTCAAGATTAGAAAATGCATCTTCATGCTCGCCTGCCAATGCCCATGCGCATGCTGTATTATAATAACACCATTTTATATTAGCATCCTGTGAAAATATGCTGGAATCATGAAAATAACTATCGTTGCTATTTTTCATTTCAAATGCTTTTTCATAACACTCAGCAGCCTTTCGATAGTCTTGAGTTTGTGTCAGAAAATATTGACCATTTACCAAAAAATTATCAAATACATTAAACCAAGCATGATATGAATAGTAAATATTCATATCTTTAAAACCAACTTTTTCAGCTACTTTATATGAACCTATATTATTATCTCGGCAATGCCATCCTATTTTTACAAACCCCTTCTGTTTACAATAATTTACTACTTCAGTTACAAGAATAGTCGCATATCCCTTATTTCTATATCTCTCATCTGTTTCTATTCCTATTTCACATTCAACATCTATTCGGTAATCAGAGATACACCAACTAACAATACTCTCATCAACAACCAAGCAGAATCCAAATCCCTCTTGAAGAAAAAGCTCCTCAGATATCCAGCTATCCTCAATCCAATTGGTAATTTCATCAAAATTCTCAAGCTGTGTTCTTGTAAGAAAAAGTTTATCAATAAATTCAATTTTAGCATTATCAATATCTATATTTTGGGGCCTTTTTATATTGTATTCAGAGAGTTCTAGCGAATAGTGTCTT
The nucleotide sequence above comes from Anaerocolumna cellulosilytica. Encoded proteins:
- a CDS encoding GNAT family N-acetyltransferase — protein: MRSELENVDKIINWIYENWISKEFFLENGFGICLIIGNTIVSWSLSENVFNDECEIGIETDDRFRRKGYGTITVSQAVNYCKSRGIKVVAWHCRNNNMGSYKIVEKLNFKKILTYSTYHAWFNSFDNYLVNGQYYLSETKDYKKSGQFYQKAFDMKEINAISVINSKIFSEIDNIKWCYYNAACSWALAGKSELAFTNLEKAVEEGWKNVKMLETDERLFSLRGNGKWNSLLTKITC
- a CDS encoding GNAT family N-acetyltransferase, producing MDKIPVYELNKKDYGLILQNFNLDKCTLAVKSVLCNHTPGIVLVDSEVDPKTVFIWDKCHDFFILGEKGNKEYCENLREKIYGDIFKQAKEKEDLLDFYVRPFYSNLDTNDKNKKIIDDLFKNNSLMLHKRRHYSLELSEYNIKRPQNIDIDNAKIEFIDKLFLTRTQLENFDEITNWIEDSWISEELFLQEGFGFCLVVDESIVSWCISDYRIDVECEIGIETDERYRNKGYATILVTEVVNYCKQKGFVKIGWHCRDNNIGSYKVAEKVGFKDMNIYYSYHAWFNVFDNFLVNGQYFLTQTQDYRKAAECYEKAFEMKNSNDSYFHDSSIFSQDANIKWCYYNTACAWALAGEHEDAFSNLEKAVEAGWNDANMLEKDERLQSLKVDSRWAEMLNVLR